A window from Carassius gibelio isolate Cgi1373 ecotype wild population from Czech Republic chromosome B3, carGib1.2-hapl.c, whole genome shotgun sequence encodes these proteins:
- the LOC127953677 gene encoding uncharacterized protein LOC127953677 yields the protein MEVTETIVTDAIEVEESTTTVTTLETEKSKTEFVWTLQATWHLVHVRLDMDPEFDQPVVKKKKLWETVAERVTAKLRAEEGTDVSVKAFECDLKWRNMLATYRKNAERAKRLGSNSVHWEFFKEMHGVLGRSCVEDEAQRKTKLNGTKLGKAIASKRFTPIRPTPSAPAPQLPSARPPQDLLQLYLELQERKLNMWAQQKALEERKIEAINNLARAITCLSQNNSLQLPKECLPDTPVTPQ from the exons GGTGGAGGAATCAACAACTACGGTTACGACTTTAGAGACTGAAAAGTCAAAAACAG AGTTTGTGTGGACTCTGCAGGCTACATGGCATCTCGTCCACGTTCGTCTGGACATGGACCCAGAGTTCGACCAGCCCGTGGTCAAGAAGAAGAAGCTGTGGGAGACCGTGGCCGAGAGAGTGACTGCGAAGCTAAGAGCCGAGGAGGGCACAGACGTTTCAGTCAAAGCCTTCGAATGTGACCTGAAGTGGAGGAACATGTTGGCGACGTATCGCAAAAATGCTGAGCGAGCCAAGAGACTGGGAAGCAACAGTGTTCACTGGGAGTTCTTCAAGGAGATGCATGGAGTGCTGGGAAGGAGCTGCGTGGAGGATGAGGCTCAGCGCAAGACGAAGCTCAATGGCACCAAGCTGGGCAAGGCCATAGCCAGCAAACGATTTACCCCGATACGACCCACACCCTCAGCGCCAGCGCCACAGTTACCCAGCGCTAGGCCTCCTCAGGATTTGCTGCAGCTGTACCTGGAGCTGCAGGAGAGGAAACTGAACATGTGGGCTCAACAGAAAGCGCTGGAAGAGAGGAAGATTGAGGCCATTAATAACTTGGCACGTGCCATAACTTGCCTGTCCCAGAACAACAGCCTACAATTGCCCAAAGAGTGTCTGCCGGACACCCCTGTTACCCCACAGTAG